From one Chlamydiifrater phoenicopteri genomic stretch:
- a CDS encoding GreA/GreB family elongation factor: MDYLEKLQYFIDSDQPNEFVSLWEEFCFNDVVRGDELVGILKSIKGSSVAPIFGRIAETVLPLWEKLPKGKEKDEVFRLAVDLQTTNSKTFFELAVKFLSDRYSDYDHFSDALRFVGLREKGDFQYAISRFELIQHLRVGNFVFHSGGWGVGEVMESSFLQKKVCIEFEGVMSAKDVSFDSAIKNLSPLSKEHFLTRRFGDPDAFERFAKESPVEAIILMLRDLGPKTAKEIKDEFLDLIIPQEDWNRWWQGAKLKIKKDTRIAFPSNVRDAFFLTTEEISHLDVFKNSISKINPLDKLSKLTLVYNFLRDFPGEAKRELGRQFIREELNKLADDVDPAICIQALLLISDFFEENKSEEINEIASSYSDVSILVNNMGIASLQKNFLAYLRAGTAVWSEIFFNVLFSTSSQVIREYLFKELRSDSVGKEELKERLLSLVDRPTMFPDVFVWFFVKLCSKEDGIFLQGDKQIRQTFLEAALNFMYSVYSSQEHKDLGKKVHAFLVAKRYLVVREILSSASSNYLKEFLLLSTKCPQFSSADLGAFQGISEAISPELKKDKNEEEEIFWCTSESFSRAKEELSSLVGREMVDNAREIEEARALGDLRENSEYKFALERRSRIQERIRMLSEQVNKARILTKEDIFTDSVGIGCIVSLKNESGKKIEYTLLGAWDADPEKSILSMQSKFAQAMKGLKLNETFSFRGETFSILKIDSFLEKV; the protein is encoded by the coding sequence GTGGATTACCTAGAAAAACTTCAGTACTTTATAGACTCTGATCAACCCAATGAATTTGTGTCTCTTTGGGAAGAATTTTGCTTCAATGATGTTGTCAGAGGAGACGAGCTAGTTGGTATCCTGAAAAGTATCAAAGGCTCTTCTGTTGCTCCTATCTTTGGTCGAATTGCAGAAACCGTGCTTCCCCTTTGGGAAAAGCTTCCAAAAGGCAAAGAAAAAGACGAAGTTTTTAGATTGGCTGTTGATTTGCAAACAACAAACTCTAAAACTTTTTTTGAATTAGCCGTTAAGTTTCTTTCAGATAGATATTCTGATTATGATCACTTTAGTGATGCTTTGAGGTTTGTTGGCCTGAGGGAGAAAGGAGATTTTCAATACGCTATTAGCAGGTTTGAATTAATCCAACATCTAAGGGTGGGAAATTTTGTCTTCCATTCCGGAGGATGGGGGGTTGGAGAAGTTATGGAAAGCTCCTTCTTACAAAAAAAAGTGTGTATTGAATTTGAAGGGGTTATGTCTGCTAAAGACGTTTCTTTTGATTCAGCTATAAAAAACCTTTCTCCTCTATCTAAAGAGCATTTCTTGACTAGGAGATTTGGAGATCCAGATGCTTTCGAACGGTTTGCTAAAGAGAGTCCTGTAGAAGCAATCATTTTGATGCTTAGAGATTTGGGGCCAAAAACAGCAAAAGAGATCAAGGATGAATTTCTGGATCTTATTATTCCTCAAGAGGATTGGAATAGATGGTGGCAGGGAGCTAAATTAAAGATAAAAAAAGACACCAGGATAGCATTTCCTTCGAATGTGAGGGACGCTTTTTTCTTAACAACAGAAGAAATTTCTCATCTAGATGTTTTTAAGAACAGTATATCGAAAATAAATCCGTTAGATAAGCTTTCAAAGCTCACACTCGTTTATAATTTTCTGAGAGATTTCCCTGGAGAGGCTAAAAGAGAGCTTGGGCGACAATTTATTCGAGAAGAACTTAACAAGTTAGCAGATGACGTAGATCCTGCTATCTGTATCCAGGCTCTTTTGTTAATATCAGATTTCTTTGAAGAAAATAAAAGCGAAGAGATAAACGAAATCGCGAGCTCTTACTCTGATGTGTCCATATTGGTCAACAACATGGGCATAGCTAGTTTGCAAAAAAACTTTTTAGCATATTTGAGAGCAGGAACAGCAGTATGGTCTGAGATATTTTTTAATGTGTTGTTTTCAACATCTTCTCAGGTTATTAGAGAATACCTTTTTAAAGAACTTAGGAGCGATAGCGTAGGGAAAGAAGAATTGAAAGAGAGGTTGTTGAGTTTAGTAGACAGACCAACAATGTTTCCCGATGTCTTTGTTTGGTTTTTTGTGAAATTGTGTAGCAAAGAAGATGGTATTTTTCTTCAAGGGGACAAGCAGATACGGCAAACCTTTCTAGAAGCAGCATTGAATTTTATGTATAGCGTTTATAGCTCTCAAGAACACAAAGATTTAGGAAAAAAGGTACATGCATTTTTGGTTGCCAAAAGATATTTGGTTGTAAGAGAGATCCTTTCCTCTGCTTCTAGTAATTATCTGAAGGAGTTCTTGTTGTTGTCTACAAAATGTCCGCAGTTTTCTTCCGCTGATTTAGGAGCTTTTCAGGGGATTTCAGAGGCAATTAGTCCTGAGCTGAAAAAAGATAAAAACGAAGAAGAAGAGATCTTCTGGTGTACATCTGAAAGCTTTTCTAGAGCTAAGGAAGAGTTGAGCTCTTTAGTTGGCAGGGAAATGGTAGATAATGCTCGAGAAATAGAAGAAGCTAGAGCCCTTGGAGATTTAAGAGAAAATTCTGAATATAAGTTTGCCTTGGAAAGAAGATCCCGTATTCAAGAAAGGATAAGAATGCTTTCTGAGCAAGTAAATAAGGCCCGAATTTTGACGAAAGAAGATATCTTTACAGACAGTGTCGGTATTGGTTGTATTGTTTCTTTAAAAAATGAATCTGGGAAGAAAATAGAGTATACACTTCTTGGAGCCTGGGACGCTGATCCAGAGAAGAGTATTTTATCTATGCAATCAAAGTTTGCTCAAGCAATGAAGGGCTTAAAGCTAAACGAAACATTCTCTTTTAGGGGAGAAACTTTTTCTATACTGAAAATAGATTCTTTCTTGGAAAAAGTTTGA
- the nqrA gene encoding NADH:ubiquinone reductase (Na(+)-transporting) subunit A, with protein sequence MRICVKKGLDLTLGGSPNPSKRKGMFQSQLVAVDLESYFPVPLRLLVKEGQEINRGAPVAEYKHFTKVKIVSVHSGSVVKIVRGEKRRPRFVVISVSQETNKILGKPPVSLTSISKESLKDLFEEKGLFALLRQRPFDIPALPITQPRDIFINLADNRPFFPPLKKQLEVFSSMEEGLKAFSIAIDALHKIFDVKPKIIQRERFTLPITDFPNADFFEVSGPYPSGSPSIHIQEISPIKSEKDSVLTLGFYEALFIGNYLLNGSLLDSRVISLAGSSLKEHLRSYIKVSNGFDISQLLTKDNIEEPCSIISGDPLSGRLCKDKNDHFLGLYHHAVSVLPTPTQRESFSFLRLGMKKFTLTKTYLYSFFRQGRPTPDTNLHGETRPFIDCDVYDKVMPMKIPVVPFIKALLTNNYDLATQLGLFKVSAEDFSLPTLIDPSKNEMVKIVRDKLNEYVIANGILCSDSD encoded by the coding sequence ATGAGAATTTGTGTGAAAAAAGGCTTAGATCTGACTCTTGGTGGGTCTCCAAACCCATCCAAGAGGAAAGGGATGTTCCAATCGCAGCTTGTCGCCGTAGATTTGGAATCTTACTTTCCTGTCCCCTTGCGCCTCCTTGTTAAAGAAGGCCAAGAGATAAATAGAGGTGCTCCTGTTGCTGAATATAAGCATTTCACAAAAGTGAAAATCGTTTCGGTACATAGCGGTTCCGTCGTCAAAATTGTCCGAGGAGAGAAACGGCGCCCAAGATTCGTCGTGATTTCTGTGTCTCAAGAAACTAACAAAATCCTTGGGAAGCCTCCTGTCTCATTGACAAGCATAAGCAAAGAATCCCTAAAAGACCTTTTTGAAGAAAAAGGTTTGTTTGCTCTTCTCAGACAGAGACCTTTTGATATTCCAGCTCTTCCTATAACACAGCCTAGAGACATCTTTATCAACCTAGCTGACAACAGGCCCTTCTTCCCCCCGTTAAAAAAACAGTTAGAAGTTTTCTCTTCTATGGAAGAAGGATTAAAAGCCTTTTCTATAGCCATAGACGCTCTACATAAGATATTTGATGTAAAACCAAAAATAATACAAAGAGAACGTTTTACTTTACCCATAACAGATTTTCCAAACGCAGACTTTTTTGAAGTCTCAGGTCCTTATCCTTCTGGATCCCCGTCCATACACATTCAAGAGATATCTCCTATAAAAAGTGAAAAAGATTCTGTTCTGACTCTGGGATTTTATGAAGCTTTGTTCATAGGTAACTACCTTCTAAACGGCTCACTATTAGATTCTCGGGTTATATCTTTAGCTGGATCCTCTCTCAAAGAGCATTTAAGATCTTATATCAAAGTATCTAATGGATTTGATATATCCCAGCTGCTAACAAAGGATAACATAGAAGAGCCTTGTTCCATAATCTCTGGAGACCCTTTGAGCGGCAGATTGTGTAAAGATAAAAATGATCATTTTTTAGGCCTCTATCATCATGCAGTATCTGTACTACCTACACCCACACAAAGAGAGAGTTTTAGTTTCCTTCGCTTGGGAATGAAGAAATTTACCCTAACTAAGACGTACCTATATAGTTTCTTTAGACAGGGTAGACCTACGCCAGACACAAACCTTCATGGTGAAACAAGGCCTTTCATAGACTGCGATGTTTATGATAAAGTCATGCCCATGAAAATACCTGTAGTTCCCTTCATAAAAGCTCTTCTGACAAATAACTATGATTTGGCTACACAATTAGGTTTATTTAAGGTTAGTGCAGAGGATTTTTCTTTACCAACCTTAATAGATCCATCTAAAAATGAGATGGTTAAAATTGTTAGAGACAAATTAAATGAATACGTTATTGCTAATGGCATTCTCTGCAGTGATTCAGATTGA
- the hemB gene encoding porphobilinogen synthase, which yields MSLNILKRPRRNRRSLAIRALNQETSLTSSDLIAPFFLIEGTNKKESIPSMPSIYRWSEDLLLFELENILEVGIQSIMLFPVIDSSNKDSFGTYALNHRNFLYKSIRSIKKTFPEICVIGDLALDPYTDSGHDGILDPVSGEVLNDETVCILGQKAIMLAEAGADIVAPSDMMDGRVRYIRSKLDQAGLTSVLIMSYSAKYASSFYSPFRDALSSHPAYGGKMGYQMNPKNALEAILECVLDEEEGADILMIKPAGYYLDILKSVREKTLLPLAAYQVSGEYSMLSIASQKGFLDKNKAFYESMICIKRAGASMIVSYASKDVATLIKLGENPLEW from the coding sequence AGAAGATCTTTAGCTATAAGAGCCCTTAACCAAGAAACATCTTTAACATCTTCAGATCTAATTGCTCCTTTTTTTTTAATCGAAGGAACAAATAAAAAGGAATCTATCCCCAGCATGCCTAGCATATACAGGTGGAGTGAAGACCTTCTTTTATTTGAATTAGAAAATATTTTAGAAGTTGGTATTCAGTCTATTATGCTCTTTCCTGTAATAGACTCCTCCAATAAAGATTCTTTCGGAACCTATGCTTTAAACCACCGAAACTTTCTTTACAAAAGCATTAGAAGCATAAAAAAAACTTTTCCAGAGATTTGTGTTATAGGCGATTTGGCTTTAGATCCTTATACGGATAGTGGTCATGATGGTATTTTAGATCCAGTTTCTGGTGAAGTTTTAAATGACGAGACCGTTTGCATCTTAGGTCAGAAAGCTATCATGTTGGCTGAGGCTGGAGCAGATATTGTTGCTCCTAGCGATATGATGGATGGAAGAGTTCGATATATACGATCAAAGCTAGATCAAGCGGGACTAACTTCTGTTTTAATAATGTCTTATAGCGCTAAGTATGCTTCTTCTTTTTATTCTCCCTTTAGGGATGCTTTGAGTTCACATCCAGCTTATGGAGGTAAAATGGGGTATCAAATGAATCCCAAAAATGCTTTAGAAGCTATTTTAGAATGCGTTTTAGATGAAGAAGAAGGGGCTGATATACTCATGATAAAACCTGCTGGTTATTATTTAGATATCCTTAAATCTGTCAGAGAAAAAACACTTTTGCCTTTGGCTGCTTATCAAGTTAGCGGAGAATATTCCATGTTGAGTATAGCTTCTCAGAAGGGGTTTTTGGACAAAAATAAGGCTTTCTATGAGTCCATGATTTGTATCAAAAGAGCAGGAGCTTCTATGATTGTTTCGTACGCTTCTAAGGACGTCGCCACGCTTATAAAGCTAGGAGAAAATCCTTTAGAATGGTAG